A DNA window from uncultured Methanoregula sp. contains the following coding sequences:
- the ribC gene encoding riboflavin synthase translates to MRVGVADTTFSRVNMGAIAVDELKKHASVAIERVTVPGVKDLPVACKKLIEERRCDIVMALGMPGGKDKDKLCAHEASQGLIMCQLMTNTHIIEVFVHEDEAKDDRELAWLMEQRTREHAVNAVKLVLRPKELEREAGTGQRQGFEDAGPARK, encoded by the coding sequence ATGAGAGTGGGGGTCGCCGACACCACTTTCTCCCGCGTCAACATGGGAGCCATCGCCGTAGATGAGCTCAAGAAACATGCCAGTGTGGCAATCGAACGGGTAACGGTGCCCGGGGTCAAGGACCTCCCCGTTGCCTGCAAGAAACTGATCGAAGAACGCCGGTGCGATATCGTCATGGCGCTGGGCATGCCCGGGGGCAAGGACAAGGACAAGCTCTGCGCCCATGAGGCCTCGCAGGGCCTTATCATGTGCCAGCTCATGACGAACACCCACATCATCGAGGTCTTCGTCCACGAGGACGAGGCAAAGGACGACCGCGAGCTGGCCTGGCTCATGGAGCAGCGCACCCGGGAGCATGCGGTCAATGCGGTAAAACTCGTGCTCCGCCCGAAGGAGCTCGAACGCGAGGCGGGGACCGGGCAGCGGCAGGGTTTCGAGGATGCCGGCCCGGCCCGGAAATAA
- the ribH gene encoding 6,7-dimethyl-8-ribityllumazine synthase — MCDTNPIKLGFVVAEFNRDITYMMEIEGREHAAFLGAEVTDTIYVPGAYDMPLAIKKLLVAGKVDAVITIGCVIEGATQHDEIVVQHAARKIIDLSLEFGKPVALGISGPGMTRLEANERIDYAKRAVESAIKMVKRLR; from the coding sequence ATGTGTGACACCAACCCGATAAAACTGGGATTCGTTGTTGCGGAGTTCAACCGCGACATCACGTACATGATGGAGATTGAAGGCCGCGAACATGCAGCATTCCTCGGCGCAGAAGTGACCGACACCATCTATGTGCCCGGCGCGTACGACATGCCGCTTGCGATCAAGAAACTGCTGGTGGCAGGAAAAGTCGACGCGGTCATCACCATCGGCTGCGTTATCGAGGGCGCTACCCAGCACGACGAGATCGTGGTGCAGCATGCAGCCCGGAAGATCATCGATCTCTCGCTCGAGTTCGGAAAACCGGTTGCCCTTGGCATCTCCGGCCCCGGCATGACGAGGCTTGAGGCCAACGAGCGGATCGATTACGCAAAGCGGGCCGTTGAGTCAGCCATCAAGATGGTCAAGCGGTTGAGATGA